In one Carassius carassius chromosome 14, fCarCar2.1, whole genome shotgun sequence genomic region, the following are encoded:
- the LOC132157564 gene encoding collagen alpha-1(IX) chain-like, producing MIWREVCLYLLCNVIKRCFCTGLHAHIMPFSSMSHLQMDQTLCPQNKDENGQFPGFYIMTQFNIAELARRGTVKKVPGTTSQHIAYKIGPEFNFRINTRSAFPMGLPEEFAFSATYRMSGNTQSKSWNLWQLQDLNGNEQLAVRLNGEALSVEFSYRTQENRQMTALFPYQTLLFNSQWHEILLLVKKGSVSLITDCTATDSQQLAPRRQVNLDGFTHIGKLRDNSAVAVPFELQSMLIHCDLLNIPQRDTCGDLPARREVRHV from the exons ATGATCTGGAG GGAAGTTTGTCTCTACCTTTTGTGTAATGTGATCAAACGATGCTTCTGCACTGGTCTTCATGCACACA TCATGCCATTTTCCAGTATGAGTCACCTGCAGATGGACCAAACTCTGTGTCCTCAAAATAAAGATGAGAATGGCCAATTTCCAG GATTTTACATAATGACTCAGTTCAACATTGCGGAGTTGGCCAGGAGAGGGACGGTGAAGAAGGTGCCTGGAACAACATCTCAGCATATTGCATATAAGATTGGCCCAGAGTTCAACTTCAGGATAAACACCAG ATCTGCATTTCCCATGGGGCTGCCTGAGGAATTTGCATTTTCTGCAACCTATCGAATGAGTGGAAATACACAGAGTAAGAGTTGGAATTTGTGGCAACTGCAAGATCTGAATGGAAACGAACAGCTTGCAGTCAGACTCAACGGGGAGGCCCTGTCTGTGGAGTTCTCCTACAGAACCCAAGAGAACAGACAGATGACGGCTTTATTCCCTTACCAAACCCTCCTCTTCAATTCTCAGTGGCACGAGATTTTATTGCTTGTCAAAAAAGGTTCTGTGAGCCTGATAACAGACTGTACAGCAACAGATTCACAGCAGCTGGCACCTAGAAGACAAGTAAACCTAGATGGATTCACGCATATTGGAAAACTGAGGGACAATTCAGCAGTAGCTGTACCG TTTGAGCTGCAGTCGATGCTGATACACTGCGACTTATTAAACATCCCGCAGAGAGACACATGCGGCGACCTTCCTGCAAGGAGGGAGGTGAGACATGTCTAA
- the col9a1b gene encoding collagen, type IX, alpha 1b, protein MAHAAGVRGPLLLILLEITIICTAQRAGAGPPGPPGVPGVDGIDGERGDPGEDGSAGPDGDLGKPGSAGLPGLPGADGLTGPIGELGPDGLPGQKGEPGNPGPRGGAGVGPDGPIGPPGPGGLPGEQGKVGPPGAMGVRGPQGPRGPTGPRGAAGMLGGTMELCSDACPHGAPGHPGLPGMKGHKGVKGEAGEPGKQGHKGEEGDQGASGEVGAQGPIGSQGIRGATGMIGSKGETGPRGVDGDPGPQGVAGATGDRGQRGLMGETGPKGEQGPPGTRGNTGLPGSKGDSGLPGVDGREGIPGMPGAKGAAGKPGSPGEVGLQGLPGLPGSPGPKGGGGEKGNAGQPGLIGTMGSVGKQGERGEQGEFGPIGPIGQPGDRGEQGPPGPLGKPGARGPKGDLGLPGLPGPPGLPGIKGDRGEAGEPGPKGEQGAQGDEGSPGDKGDVGDPGQPGAKGEVGNQGDPGNRGPEGARGQPGIEGPPGSAGPRGMQGNRGAPGPRGTQGPAGKEPSDQHIRQVCMRVMQEQLAQLAASLRRPESGAVGLPGRPGPPGPPGPQGDSGFPGHAGARGLPGLKGPLGLLGVKGLKGEMGDRGDRGPTSRGPKGMPGPPGLPGEPGKPGYGQDGRDGERGPPGTPGQPGVPGPPGSAGPPGYCDPSACNLSAGAAHQSLKDSSMKGPGGN, encoded by the exons ATGGCTCACGCTGCAGGAGTGCGCGGGCCCCTTTTACTGATTTTGTTGGAGATAACCATCATTTGCACGGCACAG AGGGCTGGAGCCGGCCCTCCTGGTCCTCCCGGTGTGCCAGGAGTAGATGGTATTGAT GGCGAGAGAGGTGACCCCGGTGAAGATGGTTCGGCT GGTCCTGATGGAGATCTTGGAAAACCAGGTTCTGCTGGACTTCCTGGACTACCTGGAGCAGAT GGATTGACTGGCCCCATAGGAGAACTAGGCCCCGATGGCCTCCCAGGACAAAAG GGAGAACCTGGCAATCCGGGACCCAGAGGAGGGGCG gGTGTTGGACCTGATGGACCGATT GGACCACCAGGACCAGGAGGACTTCCGGGTGAGCAGGGAAAAGTGGGACCCCCT GGAGCCATGGGAGTGAGAGGGCCACAGGGACCCCGTGGACCAACAGGCCCCCGT GGTGCTGCAGGGATGCTGGGTGGAACAATGGAACTG TGCTCTGACGCATGTCCACATGGTGCTCCTGGTCATCCTGGTTTGCCTGGAATGAAG GGTCATAAAGGGGTGAAAGGAGAAGCAGGAGAGCCTGGTAAACAAGGACACAAA gGAGAGGAGGGAGATCAGGGGGCATCTGGAGAGGTCGGAGCTCAAGGCCCAATT GGATCGCAGGGAATTCGAGGTGCTACTGGTATGATTGGCTCCAAAGGAGAAACG ggGCCTCGAGGTGTTGATGGGGACCCTGGACCTCAGGGTGTTGCAGGAGCCACG GGTGATCGAGGCCAAAGAGGATTAATGGGAGAAACTGGCCCTAAAGGCGAACAG GGACCTCCAGGGACAAGAGGCAACACTGGTCTTCCAGGGTCAAAAGGAGACAGT GGTTTGCCAGGTGTGGATGGACGTGAGGGAATTCCTGGCATGCCAGGTGCCAAG GGTGCTGCTGGAAAACCTGGAAGCCCTGGGGAAGTTGGCCTTCAAGGACTACCT GGTTTACCAGGAAGCCCAGGACCAAAAGGTGGAGGTGGAGAGAAG GGTAATGCAGGACAACCGGGCCTCATCGGTACTATGGGATCTGTAGGTAAACAG GGAGAACGTGGAGAACAAGGAGAATTTGGACCCATTGGGCCTATTGGACAACCT GGAGACCGAGGAGAGCAGGGGCCACCTGGGCCGTTGGGAAAACCAGGAGCCAGA GGTCCTAAAGGTGACTTGGGCTTGCCTGGACTTCCTGGACCACCGGGCCTGCCAGGAATAAAAGGAGATAGG GGTGAAGCAGGAGAACCTGGACCAAAGGGAGAACAG GGCGCTCAAGGTGACGAGGGATCACCAGGAGACAAGGGAGATGTT GGTGACCCTGGCCAACCAGGAGCTAAAGGCGAA GTTGGTAACCAGGGGGATCCGGGTAATAGAGGACCAGAGGGTGCCCGTGGGCAGCCCGGCATTGAGGGGCCTCCTGGTAGTGCTGGACCACGTGGCATGCAGGGGAACAGAGGAGCTCCAGGACCTCGTGGCACTCAGGGACCAGCG GGTAAAGAACCAAGTGATCAACACATCAGACAAGTGTGCATGCGCGTTATGCAGG AGCAGCTGGCCCAGTTGGCTGCCAGTCTGAGGAGACCAGAGTCTGGAGCGGTCGGACTGCCAGGCAGACCAGGTCCCCCTGGTCCTCCCGGACCCCAAGGCGACAGCGGCTTCCCTGGGCATGCTGGTGCAAGAGGTCTCCCGGGACTCAAAGGGCCTCTGGGACTGTTGGGTGTCAAGGGGCTAAAAG gtgaGATGGGAGACAGAGGGGACAGGGGACCTACAAGTCGGGGACCCAAAGGCATGCCAGGACCTCCTGGACTACCAG GTGAACCTGGAAAACCAGGCTACGGTCAAGATGGGCGTGATGGAGAACGGGGTCCACCTGGTACCCCGGGTCAGCCGGGCGTTCCTGGACCACCTGGTTCAGCCGGACCACCCGGTTACTGCGATCCTTCAGCCTGTAATCTGAGCGCAGGTGCCGCccaccagtccctcaaagactcAAGCATGAAGGGACCAGGCGGAAACTAA